From the Manihot esculenta cultivar AM560-2 chromosome 3, M.esculenta_v8, whole genome shotgun sequence genome, one window contains:
- the LOC110611920 gene encoding basic leucine zipper 9: MLGSRKEWSRGKQEAEMKGSESEVALQEAINKTQFYKPEEEMKGNRDNSLSAELEVEGLFGDDFSFCFKTLDMINGLSSCGLTESFEAWSHSQQKSSKQSSIDAQSSVCVSDYNKPKQTRVSSSGSSDDEEEVEIEAGPCEQSTNPTDLRRIRRMVSNRESARRSRKRKQAHLHDLESQVEELTGENASLYKQLLVATQQYRDADTNNRVLKSDVEALRAKVKLAEDMVTRGSLTCNMNEVVQNHLTSPQSLNNHNLRVSPTITINREDASSYVGGLTISGPGIDNLNNVNLRNSCVSELWP; this comes from the exons ATGCTAGGAAGTAGAAAGGAATGGAGCAGAGGAAAGCAGGAGGCTGAAATGAAAGGAAGCGAGTCAGAAGTGGCCCTCCAAGAGGCTATCAACAAAACCCAATTTTATAAACCTGAAGAAGAAATGAAGGGAAATCGGGACAACTCTCTTTCTGCTGAGCTCGAAGTCGAAGGCTTATTTGGCGATGATTTCTCTTTCTGCTTCAAAACTCTG GACATGATAAATGGGTTGTCGAGTTGTGGACTCACAGAGTCATTTGAGGCATGGTCTCACTCTCAACAAAAGAGCTCCAAGCAATCTAGCATTGACGCCCAGTCATCAGTTTGTG TTTCAGATTATAATAAACCAAAACAAACAAGAGTGAGCAGCAGTGGCTCCTCAGACGATGAAGAAGAGGTGGAGATAGAAGCAGGTCCTTGTGAACAGAGCACAAATCCCACTGATTTAAGACGCATTAGAAG GATGGTTTCAAACCGAGAGTCAGCTAGACgttcaagaaaaagaaaacaagcaCATTTGCACGATCTTGAATCGCAG GTTGAGGAACTTACAGGAGAGAATGCTTCTTTGTACAAACAACTTCTAGTTGCCACTCAGCAATATCGTGATGCTGATACAAATAATCGAGTGCTTAAATCAGACGTGGAGGCTTTAAGGGCAAAG GTGAAGCTGGCTGAAGATATGGTGACTCGAGGTTCATTGACCTGTAACATGAATGAAGTTGTTCAAAATCATCTAACTTCTCCTCAATCGCTGAATAACCATAATCTACGAGTTTCACCAACCATCACAATCAACAGAGAAGATGCCTCATCATATGTTGGTGGATTGACAATTTCAGGACCTGGAATTGATAATCTTAATAACGTCAATCTCAGGAATAGCTGTGTTTCAGAACTTTGGCCATGA
- the LOC110611922 gene encoding calmodulin-like protein 2, whose product MMNITGGVCSRLVGDLVQALGVAAGSRSPSADPTPICNPVKNTAEVDEMMIQALTDVFGMENNGKIKKKNARQVVEKLGLMYGHEEGGEEEEKSAALMDDEMPVEEVLSGLEKGSERQHLLHEAFKIFDEDGNGYIEAVELKRVLQCLGLDKGWDMNDIEKMLKVVDLNLDGRVDFSEFELMMS is encoded by the coding sequence ATGATGAACATAACAGGAGGAGTGTGCTCTAGATTGGTTGGAGACCTAGTGCAAGCATTAGGAGTTGCAGCAGGATCAAGATCGCCTTCTGCTGATCCAACTCCAATTTGCAACCCTGTAAAGAATACAGCTGAAGTTGACGAGATGATGATCCAGGCCTTGACTGATGTATTTGGGATGGAAAACAATGgtaaaataaagaagaagaacGCACGCCAAGTGGTGGAGAAGCTTGGCTTGATGTATGGCCatgaagaaggaggagaagaagaagaaaaatcagCTGCATTAATGGACGATGAAATGCCAGTGGAGGAGGTGCTCAGTGGGTTGGAGAAAGGGTCAGAGCGGCAGCATTTGCTGCATGAAGCATTCAAAATATTTGATGAGGATGGCAATGGGTATATAGAAGCGGTAGAGCTGAAGAGGGTGCTTCAATGCCTGGGCCTGGACAAGGGTTGGGATATGAACGATATCGAGAAGATGTTGAAGGTTGTTGATTTGAACTTGGATGGAAGGGTTGATTTTAGTGAGTTTGAATTGATGATgagctaa
- the LOC110610969 gene encoding uncharacterized protein LOC110610969, translating into MEWRKCYLDVILVPLGFFITLAYHIWLWHKVRTQPLSTIIGTNASGRRYWVSAMMKDNDKKNILAVQTLRNLIMGSTLMATTSILLSAGLAAIISSTYSVKKPLNDAVYGAHGEFMVALKYVTLLCLFLFSFFCHSLSIRFVNQVNLLINTPPDPMSIVTPDYVTELLEKGFVLNTVGNRLFYAAMPFLLWIFGPVLVFLCSVTMIPVLYNLDFVVSSTKKKSHVNNGDGDRDFV; encoded by the exons ATGGAGTGGAGAAAATGTTATCTAGATGTCATACTTGTTCCGCTTGGATTCTTTATCACCCTGGCCTATCACATATGGTTATGGCATAAGGTCAGAACACAACCTCTCTCCACCATCATTGGTACTAACGCAAGCGGCCGCCGCTACTGGGTATCTGCCATGATGAAG GACAACGACAAGAAGAACATCTTGGCCGTCCAAACGCTTAGAAACTTGATAATGGGATCCACCTTAATGGCCACTACATCAATCCTTCTCTCAGCTGGGCTGGCAGCCATTATAAGCAGCACTTATAGCGTGAAGAAACCTTTAAACGATGCCGTATACGGGGCTCATGGTGAATTCATGGTGGCATTAAAATATGTGACCCTGCTATGCTTGTTCCTCTTCTCATTCTTTTGCCACTCTCTGTCCATAAGGTTTGTGAACCAGGTGAACTTGCTCATCAACACTCCACCTGACCCCATGTCCATAGTGACCCCTGACTACGTAACGGAGCTGCTAGAGAAGGGTTTTGTTCTGAACACAGTGGGCAACAGACTGTTTTACGCAGCCATGCCCTTTCTGTTGTGGATATTTGGGCCAGTGCTGGTGTTCCTGTGCTCTGTTACGATGATCCCAGTGCTTTACAATTTAGACTTTGTGGTCAGCAGTACCAAGAAAAAGAGCCATGTCAACAATGGGGATGGGGATAGGGATTTTGTATGA